From Cydia splendana chromosome 12, ilCydSple1.2, whole genome shotgun sequence, a single genomic window includes:
- the LOC134795654 gene encoding supervillin isoform X4 — MTPSSPGIPVANKFRSRKQGSPTNGFLSGPLRSASCAVVCPDKQPKEEARKPDRESFKRSHSVSESISSRLDEKEESPGAEKSGCPVRVPRADDETFHAFFTPVMEKERTADNGVDVDLDAIDSSSRQMLANDWARRAKRERRHAASRNPLRALAARTDLRQEYSPPPSTNIRDQLIKEKATANCGLAAEALAALATKEDFSNVALRSASSTVIPSQGTKSVMLLHVKGRRRVQTRLVEPVHTNVNRGDCFVLITPDQLFLYIGQYANVIERNRSTDVAQHIQNTKDLGCKNSPAIIKIDEQTKNFSNKHWNQFWSLLGLTEGVEDYKPVETGHPDEDEIFESCIVQTNMCYEVIDDELIPIKEYWGQMPKIAMLNQSKTIVFDFGSEMYIWYGKNVPLESRRRAAQLAQELFDEGYNYEECHINPLNAATYQGAREDRSSPEKTSKTRPEWAIMSKVTQHMETILFKEKFLDWPDYTRVIQVKPQENKSNSIEITPCDAEEMWSNEYQDPDLILEGSHVGRGTQYYDKENMRHYEIKTKSVSKWLIQDNDYQKVESQAEIGEFFSGDSYIIRWEYQITVSGRELNGKPSKHAVTGRDRCAYFCWQGKDASSNEKGAAALLTVELDKEKGPQVRVAQGNEPPAFLNLFQGNLVVHQGKKNTDKNRFKLFVTRGNLSNEAYLLQVPCSVRQLRSRGSLLLVDTEKGRLYIWHGSRSLKHTKSIAIELANKLIARKSSYLFGANVSNVIITEVKESEEPKEVLEALGVANKQYYNSVLSGGKESGGDVTPRLFHFTDLGGQFEAHEVLSPLRHERLVTPFPFEQKELYSASQPALFLMDDGASVWLWQGWWPRGEDGELEPAERNTGVGAFAARWQALRAAALRTAEAYWMASRRTRPDVKVVAAGLEPQPFTDLFDTWAEHDDAAEANIAHGYKAGEALRGAGELSRLEARRAELPLAALQRRPLPDHVDPHHLESHLSTPDFLEAFGMTKEEFTVLPAWKQTNLKKDIGLF; from the exons ATGACGCCGTCATCACCTGGCATCCCTGTCGCCAACAAGTTCAG ATCTCGCAAGCAAGGCTCCCCGACCAACGGTTTCCTCTCGGGCCCGCTCCGTTCAGCATCGTGCGCCGTCGTGTGCCCGGACAAGCAGCCGAAGGAGGAAGCCAGGAAACCGGACCGGGAGTCTTTTAAACGCAGTCACAGCGTCAGCGAAAGCATAAGCAGCCGACTTGATGAGA AAGAGGAATCGCCCGGCGCCGAAAAGTCCGGCTGCCCGGTGCGAGTGCCGCGCGCCGACGATGAGACCTTCCACGCGTTCTTTACTCCAGTTATGGAAAAAGAACGAACGGCTGACAACGGTGTGGACGTCGACCTCGACGCTATTGATAGCAGCTCGCGGCAGAT GTTGGCCAACGACTGGGCTCGGCGAGCGAAGCGGGAGCGCCGCCACGCCGCGTCCCGCAACCCGCTGCGGGCGCTGGCCGCGCGCACCGACCTCCGCCAGGAGTACTCCCCGCCGCCCTCCACCAACATCAGGGATCAACTCATCAAGGAGAAAG caaCGGCCAACTGCGGCTTAGCGGCAGAAGCGTTAGCGGCCCTGGCGACGAAGGAGGACTTTTCAAACGTGGCGCTTCGAAGCGCCTCCTCCACCGTCATCCCCAGCCAGGGCACCAAGTCCGTCATGCTGCTGCACGTCAAGGGCCGGCGAAGAGTGCAG ACGAGATTGGTGGAGCCCGTGCACACGAACGTCAACCGTGGCGACTGCTTCGTCTTAATCACGCCAGATCAGCTGTTCCTCTACATTGGACAGTATGCCAATGTCATTGAGAG GAATCGCAGTACCGACGTGGCCCAACACATCCAGAACACCAAAGACCTCGGCTGCAAGAACTCCCCCGCCATCATCAAGATCGACGAGCAGACCAAGAACTTCTCCAACAAGCACTGGAACCAGTTCTGGTCGCTCCTCGGCCTCACCGAGGGCGTCGAAGACTACAAACCTGTCGAGACAGGACACCCCGATGAGGACGAGATATTCGAGTCCTGCATCGTACAAACCAACATGTGCTATGAGGTTATTGACGACgaattaatacctattaaagAATACTGGGGACAAATGCCGAAGATTGCTATGTTGAACCAGTCAAAAACTATTGTGTTCGATTTTGGATCAGAAATGTACATATGGTACGGGAAAAATGTCCCGCTCGAAAGCCGGAGGCGCGCTGCCCAACTTGCCCAAGAGTTATTCGATGAGGGCTACAATTACGAAGAATGCCATATCAATCCTTTAAACGCTGCTACATATCAAGGTGCTAGAGAAGATAGGAGTAGTCCAGAGAAAACGTCGAAAACTAGACCGGAATGGGCGATCATGTCCAAAGTCACTCAGCACATGGAAACTATACTCTTTAAAGAGAAATTCCTCGACTGGCCCGATTATACCAGAGTCATCCAAGTGAAGCCCCAAGAGAACAAATCGAATAGCATAGAAATAACTCCATGCGACGCCGAAGAAATGTGGTCGAATGAGTACCAGGATCCAGATCTCATTTTAGAAGGATCCCACGTCGGCCGCGGCACGCAGTACTACGATAAGGAAAACATGAGACATTACGAAATCAAAACGAAATCGGTCTCAAAATGGCTTATTCAAGATAACGATTACCAGAAAGTTGAAAGCCAGGCCGAAATTGGCGAATTTTTCTCCGGAGACAGTTATATTATCAGATGGGAGTACCAGATTACCGTTTCTGGTAGGGAGCTGAATGGGAAACCGTCGAAACATGCTGTGACTGGGAGAGATCGCTGCGCTTATTTCTGCTGGCAGGGAAAAGATGCGTCATCCAACGAAAAGGGAGCCGCCGCGCTGCTTACAGTGGAATTAGACAAAGAAAAGGGACCCCAAGTGAGGGTAGCTCAGGGCAACGAGCCACCAGCGTTCTTGAATCTCTTCCAAGGGAATCTGGTAGTCCATCAAGGaaagaaaaacacagataaaaACAGATTCAAGCTTTTCGTGACACGAGGAAACCTGTCCAATGAAGCTTACTTACTTCAAGTTCCCTGCTCAGTCCGACAGCTCCGCAGTCGAGGCTCTCTACTTCTCGTCGACACGGAAAAAGGCCGCCTATACATCTGGCACGGATCCCGCAGCCTCAAACACACCAAGAGCATAGCTATTGAATTAGCCAACAAGCTGATCGCTAGAAAATCTAGTTACCTCTTCGGCGCTAATGTGTCTAATGTGATTATCACTGAGGTCAAAGAGAGCGAGGAACCAAAAGAGGTGTTGGAAGCGCTAGGCGTAGCGAATAAGCAGTACTATAATTCTGTACTAAGTGGGGGGAAGGAGTCAGGTGGGGATGTGACCCCTAGATTATTCCATTTCACGGATCTGGGCGGGCAGTTCGAGGCGCACGAGGTGCTGTCGCCGCTGCGGCATGAGCGGCTGGTGACACCCTTCCCTTTTGAACAAAAGGAGTTGTATTCAGCGTCGCAGCCAG CCCTGTTCCTGATGGACGACGGAGCGTCGGTGTGGCTATGGCAGGGCTGGTGGCCGCGCGGGGAGGACGGGGAACTGGAACCCGCGGAGCGAAATACTG GTGTAGGAGCATTCGCAGCGCGCTGGCAAGCGCTCCGCGCAGCGGCCCTGCGCACGGCGGAGGCCTACTGGATGGCCTCGCGCCGCACCCGACCTGACGTCAAGGTCGTGGCCGCCGGCCTCGAGCCGCAGCCCTTCACCGACCTCTTCGATACCTGGGCTGAGCACGATGACGCCGCCGAGGCCAATATTGCG CACGGCTACAAGGCGGGCGAGGCGCTGCGCGGCGCGGGCGAGCTGTCGCGGCTGGAGGCGCGCCGCGCCGAGCTGCCGCTGGCCGCGCTGCAGCGCCGCCCGCTGCCCGACCACGTGGATCCACATCATCTGGAGAGCCATCTGTCGACGCCTGATTTTTTG GAGGCTTTCGGCATGACCAAAGAGGAGTTCACCGTGCTGCCGGCGTGGAAGCAGACCAACTTGAAGAAGGACATCGGCCTGTTTTGA
- the LOC134795654 gene encoding supervillin isoform X3 has protein sequence MTPSSPGIPDANKFRSRKQGSPTNGFLSGPLRSASCAVVCPDKQPKEEARKPDRESFKRSHSVSESISSRLDEKEESPGAEKSGCPVRVPRADDETFHAFFTPVMEKERTADNGVDVDLDAIDSSSRQMLANDWARRAKRERRHAASRNPLRALAARTDLRQEYSPPPSTNIRDQLIKEKATANCGLAAEALAALATKEDFSNVALRSASSTVIPSQGTKSVMLLHVKGRRRVQTRLVEPVHTNVNRGDCFVLITPDQLFLYIGQYANVIERNRSTDVAQHIQNTKDLGCKNSPAIIKIDEQTKNFSNKHWNQFWSLLGLTEGVEDYKPVETGHPDEDEIFESCIVQTNMCYEVIDDELIPIKEYWGQMPKIAMLNQSKTIVFDFGSEMYIWYGKNVPLESRRRAAQLAQELFDEGYNYEECHINPLNAATYQGAREDRSSPEKTSKTRPEWAIMSKVTQHMETILFKEKFLDWPDYTRVIQVKPQENKSNSIEITPCDAEEMWSNEYQDPDLILEGSHVGRGTQYYDKENMRHYEIKTKSVSKWLIQDNDYQKVESQAEIGEFFSGDSYIIRWEYQITVSGRELNGKPSKHAVTGRDRCAYFCWQGKDASSNEKGAAALLTVELDKEKGPQVRVAQGNEPPAFLNLFQGNLVVHQGKKNTDKNRFKLFVTRGNLSNEAYLLQVPCSVRQLRSRGSLLLVDTEKGRLYIWHGSRSLKHTKSIAIELANKLIARKSSYLFGANVSNVIITEVKESEEPKEVLEALGVANKQYYNSVLSGGKESGGDVTPRLFHFTDLGGQFEAHEVLSPLRHERLVTPFPFEQKELYSASQPALFLMDDGASVWLWQGWWPRGEDGELEPAERNTGVGAFAARWQALRAAALRTAEAYWMASRRTRPDVKVVAAGLEPQPFTDLFDTWAEHDDAAEANIAHGYKAGEALRGAGELSRLEARRAELPLAALQRRPLPDHVDPHHLESHLSTPDFLEAFGMTKEEFTVLPAWKQTNLKKDIGLF, from the exons ATGACGCCATCATCACCTGGCATCCCTGACGCCAACAAATTCAG ATCTCGCAAGCAAGGCTCCCCGACCAACGGTTTCCTCTCGGGCCCGCTCCGTTCAGCATCGTGCGCCGTCGTGTGCCCGGACAAGCAGCCGAAGGAGGAAGCCAGGAAACCGGACCGGGAGTCTTTTAAACGCAGTCACAGCGTCAGCGAAAGCATAAGCAGCCGACTTGATGAGA AAGAGGAATCGCCCGGCGCCGAAAAGTCCGGCTGCCCGGTGCGAGTGCCGCGCGCCGACGATGAGACCTTCCACGCGTTCTTTACTCCAGTTATGGAAAAAGAACGAACGGCTGACAACGGTGTGGACGTCGACCTCGACGCTATTGATAGCAGCTCGCGGCAGAT GTTGGCCAACGACTGGGCTCGGCGAGCGAAGCGGGAGCGCCGCCACGCCGCGTCCCGCAACCCGCTGCGGGCGCTGGCCGCGCGCACCGACCTCCGCCAGGAGTACTCCCCGCCGCCCTCCACCAACATCAGGGATCAACTCATCAAGGAGAAAG caaCGGCCAACTGCGGCTTAGCGGCAGAAGCGTTAGCGGCCCTGGCGACGAAGGAGGACTTTTCAAACGTGGCGCTTCGAAGCGCCTCCTCCACCGTCATCCCCAGCCAGGGCACCAAGTCCGTCATGCTGCTGCACGTCAAGGGCCGGCGAAGAGTGCAG ACGAGATTGGTGGAGCCCGTGCACACGAACGTCAACCGTGGCGACTGCTTCGTCTTAATCACGCCAGATCAGCTGTTCCTCTACATTGGACAGTATGCCAATGTCATTGAGAG GAATCGCAGTACCGACGTGGCCCAACACATCCAGAACACCAAAGACCTCGGCTGCAAGAACTCCCCCGCCATCATCAAGATCGACGAGCAGACCAAGAACTTCTCCAACAAGCACTGGAACCAGTTCTGGTCGCTCCTCGGCCTCACCGAGGGCGTCGAAGACTACAAACCTGTCGAGACAGGACACCCCGATGAGGACGAGATATTCGAGTCCTGCATCGTACAAACCAACATGTGCTATGAGGTTATTGACGACgaattaatacctattaaagAATACTGGGGACAAATGCCGAAGATTGCTATGTTGAACCAGTCAAAAACTATTGTGTTCGATTTTGGATCAGAAATGTACATATGGTACGGGAAAAATGTCCCGCTCGAAAGCCGGAGGCGCGCTGCCCAACTTGCCCAAGAGTTATTCGATGAGGGCTACAATTACGAAGAATGCCATATCAATCCTTTAAACGCTGCTACATATCAAGGTGCTAGAGAAGATAGGAGTAGTCCAGAGAAAACGTCGAAAACTAGACCGGAATGGGCGATCATGTCCAAAGTCACTCAGCACATGGAAACTATACTCTTTAAAGAGAAATTCCTCGACTGGCCCGATTATACCAGAGTCATCCAAGTGAAGCCCCAAGAGAACAAATCGAATAGCATAGAAATAACTCCATGCGACGCCGAAGAAATGTGGTCGAATGAGTACCAGGATCCAGATCTCATTTTAGAAGGATCCCACGTCGGCCGCGGCACGCAGTACTACGATAAGGAAAACATGAGACATTACGAAATCAAAACGAAATCGGTCTCAAAATGGCTTATTCAAGATAACGATTACCAGAAAGTTGAAAGCCAGGCCGAAATTGGCGAATTTTTCTCCGGAGACAGTTATATTATCAGATGGGAGTACCAGATTACCGTTTCTGGTAGGGAGCTGAATGGGAAACCGTCGAAACATGCTGTGACTGGGAGAGATCGCTGCGCTTATTTCTGCTGGCAGGGAAAAGATGCGTCATCCAACGAAAAGGGAGCCGCCGCGCTGCTTACAGTGGAATTAGACAAAGAAAAGGGACCCCAAGTGAGGGTAGCTCAGGGCAACGAGCCACCAGCGTTCTTGAATCTCTTCCAAGGGAATCTGGTAGTCCATCAAGGaaagaaaaacacagataaaaACAGATTCAAGCTTTTCGTGACACGAGGAAACCTGTCCAATGAAGCTTACTTACTTCAAGTTCCCTGCTCAGTCCGACAGCTCCGCAGTCGAGGCTCTCTACTTCTCGTCGACACGGAAAAAGGCCGCCTATACATCTGGCACGGATCCCGCAGCCTCAAACACACCAAGAGCATAGCTATTGAATTAGCCAACAAGCTGATCGCTAGAAAATCTAGTTACCTCTTCGGCGCTAATGTGTCTAATGTGATTATCACTGAGGTCAAAGAGAGCGAGGAACCAAAAGAGGTGTTGGAAGCGCTAGGCGTAGCGAATAAGCAGTACTATAATTCTGTACTAAGTGGGGGGAAGGAGTCAGGTGGGGATGTGACCCCTAGATTATTCCATTTCACGGATCTGGGCGGGCAGTTCGAGGCGCACGAGGTGCTGTCGCCGCTGCGGCATGAGCGGCTGGTGACACCCTTCCCTTTTGAACAAAAGGAGTTGTATTCAGCGTCGCAGCCAG CCCTGTTCCTGATGGACGACGGAGCGTCGGTGTGGCTATGGCAGGGCTGGTGGCCGCGCGGGGAGGACGGGGAACTGGAACCCGCGGAGCGAAATACTG GTGTAGGAGCATTCGCAGCGCGCTGGCAAGCGCTCCGCGCAGCGGCCCTGCGCACGGCGGAGGCCTACTGGATGGCCTCGCGCCGCACCCGACCTGACGTCAAGGTCGTGGCCGCCGGCCTCGAGCCGCAGCCCTTCACCGACCTCTTCGATACCTGGGCTGAGCACGATGACGCCGCCGAGGCCAATATTGCG CACGGCTACAAGGCGGGCGAGGCGCTGCGCGGCGCGGGCGAGCTGTCGCGGCTGGAGGCGCGCCGCGCCGAGCTGCCGCTGGCCGCGCTGCAGCGCCGCCCGCTGCCCGACCACGTGGATCCACATCATCTGGAGAGCCATCTGTCGACGCCTGATTTTTTG GAGGCTTTCGGCATGACCAAAGAGGAGTTCACCGTGCTGCCGGCGTGGAAGCAGACCAACTTGAAGAAGGACATCGGCCTGTTTTGA
- the LOC134795654 gene encoding supervillin isoform X1, producing MTPSSPGIPVANKFRSRKQGSPTNGFLSGPLRSASCAVVCPDKQPKEEARKPDRESFKRSHSVSESISSRLDEKEESPGAEKSGCPVRVPRADDETFHAFFTPVMEKERTADNGVDVDLDAIDSSSRQMLANDWARRAKRERRHAASRNPLRALAARTDLRQEYSPPPSTNIRDQLIKEKATANCGLAAEALAALATKEDFSNVALRSASSTVIPSQGTKSVMLLHVKGRRRVQTRLVEPVHTNVNRGDCFVLITPDQLFLYIGQYANVIERNRSTDVAQHIQNTKDLGCKNSPAIIKIDEQTKNFSNKHWNQFWSLLGLTEGVEDYKPVETGHPDEDEIFESCIVQTNMCYEVIDDELIPIKEYWGQMPKIAMLNQSKTIVFDFGSEMYIWYGKNVPLESRRRAAQLAQELFDEGYNYEECHINPLNAATYQGAREDRSSPEKTSKTRPEWAIMSKVTQHMETILFKEKFLDWPDYTRVIQVKPQENKSNSIEITPCDAEEMWSNEYQDPDLILEGSHVGRGTQYYDKENMRHYEIKTKSVSKWLIQDNDYQKVESQAEIGEFFSGDSYIIRWEYQITVSGRELNGKPSKHAVTGRDRCAYFCWQGKDASSNEKGAAALLTVELDKEKGPQVRVAQGNEPPAFLNLFQGNLVVHQGKKNTDKNRFKLFVTRGNLSNEAYLLQVPCSVRQLRSRGSLLLVDTEKGRLYIWHGSRSLKHTKSIAIELANKLIARKSSYLFGANVSNVIITEVKESEEPKEVLEALGVANKQYYNSVLSGGKESGGDVTPRLFHFTDLGGQFEAHEVLSPLRHERLVTPFPFEQKELYSASQPALFLMDDGASVWLWQGWWPRGEDGELEPAERNTGVGAFAARWQALRAAALRTAEAYWMASRRTRPDVKVVAAGLEPQPFTDLFDTWAEHDDAAEANIAHGYKAGEALRGAGELSRLEARRAELPLAALQRRPLPDHVDPHHLESHLSTPDFLEAFGMTKEEFTVLPAWKQTNLKKDIGLF from the exons ATGACGCCGTCATCACCTGGCATCCCTGTAGCCAACAAGTTCAG ATCTCGCAAGCAAGGCTCCCCGACCAACGGTTTCCTCTCGGGCCCGCTCCGTTCAGCATCGTGCGCCGTCGTGTGCCCGGACAAGCAGCCGAAGGAGGAAGCCAGGAAACCGGACCGGGAGTCTTTTAAACGCAGTCACAGCGTCAGCGAAAGCATAAGCAGCCGACTTGATGAGA AAGAGGAATCGCCCGGCGCCGAAAAGTCCGGCTGCCCGGTGCGAGTGCCGCGCGCCGACGATGAGACCTTCCACGCGTTCTTTACTCCAGTTATGGAAAAAGAACGAACGGCTGACAACGGTGTGGACGTCGACCTCGACGCTATTGATAGCAGCTCGCGGCAGAT GTTGGCCAACGACTGGGCTCGGCGAGCGAAGCGGGAGCGCCGCCACGCCGCGTCCCGCAACCCGCTGCGGGCGCTGGCCGCGCGCACCGACCTCCGCCAGGAGTACTCCCCGCCGCCCTCCACCAACATCAGGGATCAACTCATCAAGGAGAAAG caaCGGCCAACTGCGGCTTAGCGGCAGAAGCGTTAGCGGCCCTGGCGACGAAGGAGGACTTTTCAAACGTGGCGCTTCGAAGCGCCTCCTCCACCGTCATCCCCAGCCAGGGCACCAAGTCCGTCATGCTGCTGCACGTCAAGGGCCGGCGAAGAGTGCAG ACGAGATTGGTGGAGCCCGTGCACACGAACGTCAACCGTGGCGACTGCTTCGTCTTAATCACGCCAGATCAGCTGTTCCTCTACATTGGACAGTATGCCAATGTCATTGAGAG GAATCGCAGTACCGACGTGGCCCAACACATCCAGAACACCAAAGACCTCGGCTGCAAGAACTCCCCCGCCATCATCAAGATCGACGAGCAGACCAAGAACTTCTCCAACAAGCACTGGAACCAGTTCTGGTCGCTCCTCGGCCTCACCGAGGGCGTCGAAGACTACAAACCTGTCGAGACAGGACACCCCGATGAGGACGAGATATTCGAGTCCTGCATCGTACAAACCAACATGTGCTATGAGGTTATTGACGACgaattaatacctattaaagAATACTGGGGACAAATGCCGAAGATTGCTATGTTGAACCAGTCAAAAACTATTGTGTTCGATTTTGGATCAGAAATGTACATATGGTACGGGAAAAATGTCCCGCTCGAAAGCCGGAGGCGCGCTGCCCAACTTGCCCAAGAGTTATTCGATGAGGGCTACAATTACGAAGAATGCCATATCAATCCTTTAAACGCTGCTACATATCAAGGTGCTAGAGAAGATAGGAGTAGTCCAGAGAAAACGTCGAAAACTAGACCGGAATGGGCGATCATGTCCAAAGTCACTCAGCACATGGAAACTATACTCTTTAAAGAGAAATTCCTCGACTGGCCCGATTATACCAGAGTCATCCAAGTGAAGCCCCAAGAGAACAAATCGAATAGCATAGAAATAACTCCATGCGACGCCGAAGAAATGTGGTCGAATGAGTACCAGGATCCAGATCTCATTTTAGAAGGATCCCACGTCGGCCGCGGCACGCAGTACTACGATAAGGAAAACATGAGACATTACGAAATCAAAACGAAATCGGTCTCAAAATGGCTTATTCAAGATAACGATTACCAGAAAGTTGAAAGCCAGGCCGAAATTGGCGAATTTTTCTCCGGAGACAGTTATATTATCAGATGGGAGTACCAGATTACCGTTTCTGGTAGGGAGCTGAATGGGAAACCGTCGAAACATGCTGTGACTGGGAGAGATCGCTGCGCTTATTTCTGCTGGCAGGGAAAAGATGCGTCATCCAACGAAAAGGGAGCCGCCGCGCTGCTTACAGTGGAATTAGACAAAGAAAAGGGACCCCAAGTGAGGGTAGCTCAGGGCAACGAGCCACCAGCGTTCTTGAATCTCTTCCAAGGGAATCTGGTAGTCCATCAAGGaaagaaaaacacagataaaaACAGATTCAAGCTTTTCGTGACACGAGGAAACCTGTCCAATGAAGCTTACTTACTTCAAGTTCCCTGCTCAGTCCGACAGCTCCGCAGTCGAGGCTCTCTACTTCTCGTCGACACGGAAAAAGGCCGCCTATACATCTGGCACGGATCCCGCAGCCTCAAACACACCAAGAGCATAGCTATTGAATTAGCCAACAAGCTGATCGCTAGAAAATCTAGTTACCTCTTCGGCGCTAATGTGTCTAATGTGATTATCACTGAGGTCAAAGAGAGCGAGGAACCAAAAGAGGTGTTGGAAGCGCTAGGCGTAGCGAATAAGCAGTACTATAATTCTGTACTAAGTGGGGGGAAGGAGTCAGGTGGGGATGTGACCCCTAGATTATTCCATTTCACGGATCTGGGCGGGCAGTTCGAGGCGCACGAGGTGCTGTCGCCGCTGCGGCATGAGCGGCTGGTGACACCCTTCCCTTTTGAACAAAAGGAGTTGTATTCAGCGTCGCAGCCAG CCCTGTTCCTGATGGACGACGGAGCGTCGGTGTGGCTATGGCAGGGCTGGTGGCCGCGCGGGGAGGACGGGGAACTGGAACCCGCGGAGCGAAATACTG GTGTAGGAGCATTCGCAGCGCGCTGGCAAGCGCTCCGCGCAGCGGCCCTGCGCACGGCGGAGGCCTACTGGATGGCCTCGCGCCGCACCCGACCTGACGTCAAGGTCGTGGCCGCCGGCCTCGAGCCGCAGCCCTTCACCGACCTCTTCGATACCTGGGCTGAGCACGATGACGCCGCCGAGGCCAATATTGCG CACGGCTACAAGGCGGGCGAGGCGCTGCGCGGCGCGGGCGAGCTGTCGCGGCTGGAGGCGCGCCGCGCCGAGCTGCCGCTGGCCGCGCTGCAGCGCCGCCCGCTGCCCGACCACGTGGATCCACATCATCTGGAGAGCCATCTGTCGACGCCTGATTTTTTG GAGGCTTTCGGCATGACCAAAGAGGAGTTCACCGTGCTGCCGGCGTGGAAGCAGACCAACTTGAAGAAGGACATCGGCCTGTTTTGA